In one Pseudomonas sp. R84 genomic region, the following are encoded:
- a CDS encoding POTRA domain-containing protein, with protein sequence MRVMASLLFLSLSSAALADTLPSFLNSNETIRNLPVPNLPADAYRPSATPVQVPDAGAAAAQPLLMETKINLQTVQIEGGTLYPLNELAEIYKPLIGRQATLAELIEATRSITRRYQQDGYLLSYAFLPQQNFNDGVARVVLVEGYVRDIQIEGDVGRVKALLDKLAAKIQAERPLTRKTFERYTTLMTRIPGVTIQAQVPPPGTTDGATTLVAQASRKPFTSTLSTTEDNRNGTQALLGVSSNSQTSMGEQLTLSGLFPPGDDHEHYYRLDYNQFLNDEGAQLALSASRYRADPSTEVLINGGGRLSTHRENDRYSIGFTLPLIAASNELLTAGSRLYAVDDKTRYNGINFPFSTEFRTDVRALAFEGDWRKADARQLRILSGGVYQGFDSLGAHTNYDDIDLDFFRVRLSGVQSNKFLDNWQGVLSAALYWSDDTLPDSERAVFGGQNFGRGYPDDQASGDKGWGVAYEVNYSFNRDGNWVRVLQPYVVLDRSRSWFNELPVKANNLSSAAIGLRFGDAKYYNIALEAAKAMSDEALDTFNRKPRYSISFSYQL encoded by the coding sequence ATGCGCGTAATGGCATCCCTGCTGTTCCTCAGTCTCAGTTCCGCCGCCCTCGCCGACACCCTGCCCAGTTTTCTCAACAGCAACGAAACCATCCGCAACCTGCCGGTGCCGAACCTGCCCGCCGACGCCTATCGCCCGAGCGCCACGCCCGTGCAAGTGCCGGACGCCGGTGCCGCCGCTGCGCAACCACTGTTGATGGAGACCAAGATCAATTTGCAAACCGTGCAGATCGAAGGCGGAACCCTTTACCCGCTCAACGAACTCGCCGAAATCTACAAACCCCTGATCGGCCGCCAAGCCACGCTCGCCGAACTGATCGAGGCCACGCGCAGCATCACTCGACGCTATCAGCAGGACGGCTACCTGCTGTCCTACGCGTTCTTGCCGCAGCAAAATTTCAATGACGGCGTAGCGCGCGTGGTGCTGGTGGAAGGCTACGTGCGCGATATCCAGATCGAGGGCGATGTCGGTCGGGTCAAAGCCCTGCTCGACAAACTGGCGGCGAAGATCCAGGCCGAACGGCCGCTGACCCGCAAGACGTTCGAGCGCTACACCACGCTGATGACGCGCATCCCCGGCGTAACGATCCAGGCCCAGGTACCACCGCCCGGTACCACAGACGGCGCGACAACGCTGGTCGCCCAGGCCAGTCGCAAACCCTTCACCAGTACGCTGAGCACCACCGAAGACAACCGCAACGGCACCCAGGCTTTGCTCGGCGTCAGTAGCAATTCGCAAACCTCGATGGGCGAACAACTGACCCTCAGCGGTCTGTTTCCACCGGGTGATGATCACGAACATTACTACCGCCTCGACTACAACCAGTTCCTCAATGACGAGGGCGCGCAACTTGCCTTATCCGCTTCACGCTACCGCGCCGATCCCAGTACCGAAGTCCTCATCAACGGCGGTGGTCGACTCAGCACCCATCGCGAAAACGACCGCTACTCCATCGGTTTCACCCTGCCGTTGATTGCCGCCTCCAACGAACTGCTGACCGCCGGCTCGCGTCTGTACGCAGTCGATGACAAGACCCGCTACAACGGCATCAACTTCCCGTTCAGCACCGAGTTCCGCACCGACGTACGCGCTCTGGCCTTCGAAGGCGACTGGCGCAAGGCCGATGCCCGGCAACTGCGGATTCTCAGTGGCGGCGTGTACCAGGGTTTCGACAGCCTGGGCGCGCATACCAACTACGACGACATCGACCTCGATTTCTTCCGCGTTCGCCTGTCCGGGGTGCAGAGCAACAAGTTCCTCGACAACTGGCAAGGCGTGCTGTCGGCCGCGCTGTACTGGAGCGACGACACCCTGCCAGACAGCGAACGCGCGGTGTTCGGCGGGCAGAACTTCGGTCGCGGTTATCCCGACGATCAAGCGTCCGGCGACAAGGGCTGGGGCGTAGCGTACGAGGTCAACTACAGCTTCAACCGCGACGGCAACTGGGTGCGCGTCCTGCAACCGTATGTCGTGCTTGATCGCTCGCGCAGCTGGTTCAATGAACTGCCGGTAAAGGCCAACAATCTGTCATCGGCCGCGATCGGGCTACGGTTTGGCGATGCCAAGTACTACAACATTGCGCTGGAGGCGGCGAAGGCGATGTCGGATGAAGCCCTGGACACGTTCAATCGCAAGCCCCGGTACAGCATCAGTTTCAGCTACCAGTTGTAA
- a CDS encoding collagen-like triple helix repeat-containing protein: protein MKTQGVWCKSAIALALILSLGLTGCSSGGGGHKSSSGSSAADGTAGTGGTSGTGGTGGTGDTAGTGGTGGTGNTGGTGGTGGTGGTDPTNPTNPTDPTDPTNPTNPTTTPLVTTTLVQDVGNTVAGVGDGVGQIGDSLSSVPVVGGVVQSAANTAGNVVSTLGDGVANGVGKLATDPKGLTTTVASVGGVVTDVGNGVSDLSGKLATATGSVPVVGGVVTKVAPLLDGVGEKVTMLGNTLDTTLTNGPTSQLTNKVGGSLVPVIAMVESTTDKLGTATGLGDPLKGAISQVGGAVNTLGGKVTDAGNGNALTNTLGGALSDTGTAVGKAGGLVSNGTGSGTGGVGGGLGGGLGGTGLLQTVGGAVVNVGAGLNAGNTNGVVSAGGVTAVGLGNTVASLNTVLGGSGTPITATTSPLATVGATLGTGLNPVTSAVTNVTQQVGAATGIGSPVAGLTGQVGGAVSSIGNTIAATNNPVTTAVGGLVSNVGGTVAAVGGLVNGGTSGGTSGAATGGGLGGVLGGLTNTLGGNKR from the coding sequence ATGAAAACTCAAGGCGTATGGTGCAAATCGGCAATCGCTCTGGCATTGATTCTCTCCCTTGGCCTCACCGGGTGCAGCAGCGGTGGTGGCGGTCATAAAAGCAGTTCCGGCAGTTCCGCGGCGGACGGCACCGCCGGCACTGGCGGCACCTCGGGTACTGGCGGTACGGGGGGCACCGGTGATACTGCGGGCACTGGCGGCACTGGCGGAACCGGTAACACAGGTGGTACTGGCGGAACCGGTGGTACAGGTGGCACCGATCCGACCAATCCAACCAACCCGACAGATCCGACCGATCCCACCAACCCGACCAATCCAACCACCACACCGTTGGTGACCACCACACTGGTGCAGGATGTCGGTAATACCGTCGCTGGCGTCGGCGATGGCGTTGGCCAGATCGGTGACTCGCTGAGCAGCGTTCCTGTTGTCGGTGGCGTTGTACAAAGTGCGGCCAACACCGCCGGCAATGTCGTCAGCACCTTGGGTGACGGTGTCGCCAATGGCGTAGGCAAGCTGGCGACCGACCCTAAAGGCCTGACCACCACCGTCGCTTCGGTCGGCGGTGTGGTGACCGATGTGGGCAACGGTGTCTCTGATCTCAGCGGCAAACTGGCAACCGCGACCGGCAGCGTTCCGGTGGTGGGCGGTGTTGTGACCAAAGTCGCGCCGCTGCTTGACGGTGTCGGCGAGAAAGTCACCATGCTCGGCAATACCCTCGACACCACGCTGACCAACGGCCCGACCAGCCAACTGACGAACAAAGTCGGCGGTAGTCTGGTTCCCGTGATCGCAATGGTCGAAAGCACCACCGACAAACTCGGCACTGCCACCGGGCTCGGCGATCCACTCAAAGGCGCGATCTCGCAAGTCGGCGGCGCGGTGAACACCCTGGGCGGCAAGGTCACCGATGCGGGTAACGGCAATGCCTTGACCAACACCCTCGGCGGCGCGTTGAGCGATACCGGCACCGCGGTCGGCAAGGCTGGTGGTCTGGTGTCCAACGGCACCGGCTCGGGTACTGGCGGTGTGGGTGGTGGTCTGGGCGGCGGCCTCGGTGGTACTGGCCTGCTGCAAACCGTCGGCGGTGCCGTGGTCAACGTCGGCGCAGGCCTGAATGCCGGCAATACCAATGGCGTGGTCAGCGCAGGCGGCGTTACCGCTGTCGGCCTGGGTAATACCGTGGCTTCGCTCAACACCGTACTTGGCGGTTCGGGCACCCCGATCACCGCAACCACCTCACCTCTGGCCACGGTTGGCGCCACCTTGGGCACGGGTCTGAATCCGGTCACCAGCGCTGTGACCAACGTGACCCAACAAGTCGGCGCAGCGACCGGTATCGGATCACCCGTCGCCGGTCTCACCGGCCAGGTTGGCGGTGCGGTCAGCAGTATCGGCAACACCATTGCCGCGACCAACAATCCGGTCACCACAGCGGTCGGAGGTCTGGTCAGCAACGTGGGCGGCACCGTTGCCGCCGTCGGTGGACTGGTCAACGGGGGTACCAGCGGGGGTACCAGCGGAGCTGCCACCGGTGGCGGTCTGGGCGGCGTACTCGGTGGTCTGACTAATACCCTGGGGGGCAACAAACGCTAA
- a CDS encoding MaoC/PaaZ C-terminal domain-containing protein, with the protein MSIEWHTLDREPSLPGLYARAATRRKITGTRLPDSGLRCWVDVDGKRLAAYRKVCGFTDDGLLPPTYPHVLAFALQMQLLTAREFPFPLLGLIHLSNRIRVLRPMGGIGRAQVSVRVTNLQAHPKGATFDLLTTLDDQLGPLWEAESQMLCRGVKLEGEAVEQTWEPSQSLVEVARWKAPADIGRQYAKVSGDYNPIHLSAASAKLFGFPTAIAHGLWNKARTLAALGDHLPKANLEIAVHFRKPVRLPSEVTLLASAAGSSGELRLIGAQDLEHMVGQWQPIA; encoded by the coding sequence ATGAGCATCGAATGGCATACGCTGGATCGCGAGCCGAGTCTGCCCGGGCTGTATGCACGGGCGGCGACGCGACGGAAAATCACCGGTACCCGGTTGCCCGACAGTGGTTTGCGCTGTTGGGTCGATGTCGATGGCAAACGCTTGGCGGCCTATCGCAAGGTCTGCGGATTCACCGATGACGGTCTGTTGCCGCCGACGTATCCGCATGTCCTCGCCTTTGCCTTGCAGATGCAATTGCTCACCGCCAGGGAGTTTCCGTTTCCTCTGTTGGGGTTGATTCATCTGAGCAACCGCATTCGCGTGTTGCGACCGATGGGCGGAATCGGTCGGGCGCAAGTGAGCGTGCGCGTGACAAATCTGCAAGCGCATCCCAAAGGTGCAACGTTCGATCTGCTGACCACGCTGGATGACCAGCTCGGGCCGTTGTGGGAAGCCGAAAGCCAGATGCTCTGTCGGGGGGTGAAGCTTGAGGGCGAGGCTGTCGAGCAGACCTGGGAGCCCTCGCAATCATTGGTGGAGGTGGCGCGCTGGAAAGCCCCGGCCGATATCGGTCGGCAATACGCCAAAGTCTCCGGAGACTACAACCCGATTCACCTGAGTGCAGCCAGCGCCAAGCTGTTCGGTTTTCCAACAGCCATCGCCCATGGTTTGTGGAACAAGGCGCGAACGCTCGCGGCGCTGGGCGATCATTTGCCCAAGGCCAACCTCGAGATCGCCGTGCACTTTCGTAAACCGGTGCGCCTGCCCAGTGAAGTGACCTTGCTGGCGAGTGCGGCGGGGTCCAGTGGTGAGTTGCGGCTGATCGGTGCACAAGACCTCGAACACATGGTCGGGCAGTGGCAACCCATTGCCTGA
- a CDS encoding 3-oxoacyl-ACP reductase, whose product MSDRYIDFANSSIGHRLVGALGLPSPVRLERWQAGRLRPVEGALLIGGGPLAERVGAFANRLTESIYRYGEQPTTATEWIPGHGPKLKAVVFDASELLHTDQLKQLREFFQPLMKNLDHSAHLVILGRAPETLSDPFAASAQRALEGFSRSLAKELRSGGTLQLIYVGEGAEDQLEGPLRFFLSPKSAFVSGQVIRLTACATPVTDWTRPLAGRKALVTGAARGIGASIAETLARDGADVILLDVPPAKTDLEALAARLGGRAITLDICATDAATQLIEQLPDGLDILVHNAGITRDKTLANMTPEFWDAVLAVNLNAPQVLTKALLDSGTLHDNARVILLASISGIAGNRGQTNYAASKAGLIGLAQAWAPTLLERGISINAVAPGFIETQMTAHIPFGLREAGRRMSSLGQGGLPQDVAEAVAWLAQPGTGAFTGQALRVCGQSVLGA is encoded by the coding sequence ATGTCTGACCGCTATATCGACTTCGCCAACTCGTCCATCGGCCATCGTCTGGTCGGGGCGCTGGGCCTGCCGTCGCCGGTGCGACTGGAACGCTGGCAGGCCGGGCGCCTGCGGCCGGTGGAAGGTGCGCTGCTGATCGGCGGCGGCCCGCTGGCCGAACGCGTCGGCGCTTTCGCCAACCGTTTGACCGAGAGTATTTACCGCTACGGCGAGCAACCGACGACCGCGACTGAATGGATTCCCGGCCACGGCCCGAAACTCAAAGCCGTGGTGTTCGACGCCAGCGAATTGCTGCACACCGACCAGCTCAAACAGCTGCGCGAATTCTTCCAGCCGCTGATGAAAAACCTCGACCACAGCGCCCATCTGGTGATTCTCGGTCGCGCGCCGGAAACCCTAAGTGATCCGTTTGCCGCCAGCGCACAGCGCGCGCTGGAAGGGTTTTCACGTTCGCTGGCCAAAGAACTGCGCAGCGGCGGCACGCTGCAACTGATCTATGTCGGCGAAGGCGCGGAAGATCAGCTGGAAGGCCCGCTGCGGTTTTTCCTCTCGCCGAAAAGTGCGTTTGTGTCCGGACAGGTGATTCGCCTGACCGCTTGTGCGACGCCAGTGACTGACTGGACGCGCCCGCTGGCCGGGCGCAAGGCATTGGTCACCGGCGCGGCGCGCGGCATCGGTGCGTCCATCGCTGAAACCCTGGCGCGCGATGGCGCCGACGTGATCCTGCTCGATGTCCCGCCGGCCAAGACCGATCTGGAAGCCCTCGCCGCCCGCCTCGGTGGCCGAGCGATCACCCTGGATATCTGCGCTACCGACGCCGCCACACAGTTGATTGAACAACTGCCTGATGGCCTCGATATTCTGGTGCACAACGCCGGCATCACCCGTGACAAAACCCTGGCCAACATGACCCCGGAATTCTGGGACGCGGTGCTGGCCGTCAACCTCAACGCGCCGCAAGTGCTGACCAAAGCGCTGCTCGACAGCGGCACGCTGCACGACAACGCGCGGGTGATTTTGCTGGCCTCGATCAGCGGCATTGCCGGTAACCGTGGGCAAACCAACTACGCCGCGAGCAAGGCCGGGCTGATCGGTCTGGCGCAAGCCTGGGCGCCGACGCTGCTGGAACGTGGTATCAGCATCAACGCCGTCGCCCCTGGTTTTATCGAAACGCAGATGACCGCACACATTCCGTTCGGCCTGCGTGAGGCCGGGCGGCGCATGAGTTCGCTCGGTCAGGGCGGCCTGCCGCAAGACGTCGCCGAAGCGGTCGCGTGGCTGGCGCAGCCGGGCACCGGCGCGTTTACCGGGCAAGCGCTGCGGGTCTGTGGACAAAGTGTTCTGGGGGCTTAG
- a CDS encoding acetyl-CoA C-acetyltransferase, with protein sequence MSQLRRVAIIGGNRIPFARSNGPYATASNQAMLTAALEGLIERYNLHGQRIGEVVAGAVLKLSRDMSLTRECVLGSRLSPATPAYDIQQACGTGLEAAILVANKIALGQIESGIAGGVDTTSDAPISVSEGLRKILLQANRAKTTGDKLKTFLQLRPKHLIPDFPRIGEPRTGLSMGQHCELMAQTWQIPREEQDQLTLESHQKLAASYSEGWHNDLMTPFLGLTRDNNLRPDLTLEKLATLKPAFEKSAKGTLTAGNSTPLTDGASVVLLGSEEWAKERGLPILAYLRDGEAAAVDFVNGAEGLLMAPVYAVPRLLARNGLTLQDFDYYEIHEAFAAQVLCTLKAWEDPEYCKTRLGLDAPLGSIDRSRLNVKGSSLAAGHPFAATGGRIVANLAKLLDAAGKGRGLISICAAGGQGVTAIIER encoded by the coding sequence ATGAGTCAGCTGCGCCGCGTCGCGATCATTGGTGGTAACCGTATCCCCTTCGCCCGCTCCAACGGGCCGTACGCCACGGCCAGCAATCAGGCAATGCTCACCGCCGCCCTCGAAGGCCTGATCGAACGCTACAACCTGCACGGCCAGCGCATCGGCGAAGTGGTGGCGGGCGCGGTGCTGAAATTGTCACGAGATATGAGCCTGACCCGTGAATGCGTGCTCGGCTCGCGTCTGTCACCGGCGACTCCCGCCTACGACATTCAGCAAGCCTGCGGCACCGGCCTGGAAGCGGCGATCCTGGTGGCGAACAAAATCGCCCTCGGTCAGATCGAGAGCGGCATTGCTGGCGGCGTCGACACCACCTCGGACGCGCCGATCAGTGTCAGCGAAGGCCTGCGCAAAATTCTCCTGCAAGCCAACCGCGCCAAGACCACCGGCGACAAGCTGAAAACCTTTCTGCAACTGCGGCCCAAACATCTGATTCCGGATTTTCCACGCATCGGTGAACCACGCACTGGGCTTTCGATGGGCCAGCACTGTGAATTGATGGCGCAGACCTGGCAGATCCCGCGTGAAGAGCAGGATCAACTGACCCTCGAAAGCCACCAAAAACTGGCTGCGTCTTACAGCGAAGGCTGGCACAACGACTTGATGACGCCGTTCCTTGGTCTGACCCGCGACAACAATTTGCGTCCGGACCTGACCCTGGAAAAACTCGCGACGCTGAAACCGGCGTTTGAAAAAAGCGCCAAAGGTACGCTGACGGCGGGCAACTCCACCCCGCTGACCGATGGCGCGTCTGTGGTGCTGCTCGGCAGTGAAGAGTGGGCCAAGGAGCGCGGCTTGCCGATCCTCGCGTATTTGCGCGATGGCGAAGCGGCGGCGGTGGATTTCGTCAACGGTGCGGAAGGGCTGCTGATGGCGCCGGTGTACGCCGTGCCGCGATTGCTCGCACGCAACGGCCTGACCTTGCAGGACTTCGACTACTACGAAATTCACGAAGCGTTTGCGGCGCAGGTGCTGTGCACACTGAAGGCTTGGGAAGATCCCGAATACTGTAAAACCCGCCTGGGACTCGACGCGCCGCTGGGCTCGATCGATCGCAGCCGACTCAATGTGAAGGGCAGTTCGCTGGCGGCCGGGCATCCGTTTGCTGCGACTGGCGGGCGTATCGTGGCGAACCTGGCGAAGTTGCTGGACGCGGCGGGCAAGGGCCGGGGTCTGATCTCGATTTGCGCGGCGGGCGGGCAAGGCGTCACCGCTATCATCGAACGCTAA
- a CDS encoding PA4780 family RIO1-like protein kinase, with the protein MKTPKRIEPLIEDGLVDEVLRPLMSGKEAAVYVVRCGNQLRCAKVYKEANKRSFRQAAEYQEGRKVRNSRQARAMAKGSKFGRKETEDAWQNAEVAALFRLAGAGVRVPKPYDFLDGVLLMELVADEFGDAAPRLNDVVLEPDQAREYHAFLISQIVLMLCTGLVHGDLSEFNVLLTPTGPVIIDLPQAVDAAGNNHAFSMLERDVGNMASYFGRFAPELKLTKYAKEMWALYEAGTLHPNSVLTGEFDDPEDLADVGGVLREIEAARLDEERKQAIRAADDEPKGKSEEPPPPPWMQ; encoded by the coding sequence ATGAAGACTCCAAAACGCATTGAACCCCTGATCGAGGACGGTCTGGTCGACGAAGTGCTGCGCCCACTGATGAGTGGTAAAGAAGCAGCTGTTTATGTGGTGCGCTGCGGCAATCAGTTACGTTGCGCAAAGGTCTACAAGGAGGCGAACAAACGCAGTTTCCGCCAGGCGGCCGAGTATCAGGAAGGCCGCAAGGTGCGCAACAGCCGACAGGCTCGCGCAATGGCAAAAGGCTCCAAGTTCGGTCGCAAAGAGACCGAAGATGCTTGGCAGAACGCCGAAGTGGCGGCGCTGTTCCGTCTGGCCGGCGCCGGCGTGCGGGTACCCAAGCCGTATGACTTCCTCGACGGCGTGCTGTTGATGGAGCTGGTGGCCGACGAATTCGGCGACGCCGCGCCGCGTCTGAACGACGTGGTGCTGGAGCCGGATCAGGCGCGCGAGTATCACGCGTTCCTGATTTCGCAGATCGTGCTGATGTTGTGTACCGGTCTGGTGCACGGTGACCTCTCGGAGTTCAACGTGCTGCTGACGCCGACCGGCCCGGTCATCATTGACCTGCCGCAGGCCGTCGACGCTGCCGGTAACAACCACGCGTTCAGCATGCTGGAGCGGGATGTCGGCAACATGGCTTCGTACTTCGGTCGCTTTGCGCCGGAATTGAAGCTGACCAAGTACGCCAAGGAAATGTGGGCGTTGTACGAAGCCGGCACTTTGCACCCGAACAGTGTGCTGACCGGTGAGTTCGATGATCCGGAAGACCTGGCCGACGTTGGCGGGGTGTTGCGCGAGATCGAAGCGGCGCGCCTCGACGAGGAACGCAAGCAGGCCATCCGTGCGGCGGACGACGAGCCGAAAGGCAAGTCCGAAGAACCACCGCCACCACCGTGGATGCAGTGA
- a CDS encoding MFS transporter, translated as MTTPRNTRLIVTARLISDFGAFLNMVALATYVYLLSNSAMSVGIFLASRVGGGIFASLIGTAFYRRCSGRAPLIAFDLLRASVLGLLLIVPVSQQAMLLPVIAFGLGLGNSMFAIGLNSQLPRLIPADQLLKANAWITSASSGAMVAGSLVSGLLVAGFGFETVFALNALTYLLAALLIVPLRFEPTTVNDEPERGEWTALKQGLRSAPVIAAMLAVTMADTLGSAAHNVGFPIISKLLTPDSASTTLGLMLAVWASGKLLGARIASRLKGSDNSHLERRFFFGVALMSCGFILMFQQHSLYGLLLFSLPAGLGDGFSEVGLMSRLQREPEQLRLPVFSVLTLLQMTGFGIGMLIAAPFYGWWTPGAVVMLFHGIPLGTLLAVKVLALRRGRVVRSSPTPVP; from the coding sequence GTGACCACCCCCCGCAACACCCGCCTGATCGTCACTGCCCGACTGATCTCCGATTTCGGCGCCTTCCTCAACATGGTCGCGCTGGCCACCTACGTCTACCTGCTGAGCAACAGCGCCATGAGCGTCGGGATTTTCCTCGCCAGCCGCGTGGGCGGGGGGATATTTGCCAGCCTGATCGGCACCGCGTTTTACCGCCGTTGCAGTGGACGTGCACCGCTGATCGCGTTCGATCTGCTGCGCGCCAGTGTGCTGGGTCTGTTATTGATTGTGCCCGTCAGCCAGCAAGCCATGCTGTTGCCGGTGATTGCCTTCGGCCTGGGCCTGGGCAACTCGATGTTCGCCATCGGCCTCAACAGCCAGTTGCCGCGTCTGATCCCTGCTGATCAATTGCTCAAGGCCAACGCCTGGATCACTTCGGCCTCATCCGGCGCGATGGTCGCTGGCAGTCTGGTGTCGGGTTTGCTGGTGGCGGGTTTTGGCTTTGAAACGGTGTTCGCACTGAATGCACTGACCTATTTGCTGGCAGCGTTATTGATCGTGCCGCTGCGTTTCGAACCCACGACCGTCAACGATGAACCCGAACGGGGCGAATGGACAGCACTCAAGCAAGGCCTGCGTTCGGCACCGGTGATTGCCGCGATGCTTGCGGTGACGATGGCCGACACGTTGGGCAGCGCTGCGCACAACGTCGGCTTTCCGATTATTTCCAAACTGCTCACACCGGATTCTGCGAGCACCACACTGGGGCTGATGCTCGCGGTGTGGGCCAGCGGCAAACTGCTGGGCGCGCGAATCGCCAGTCGTCTCAAGGGCTCGGACAACAGCCATCTGGAACGGCGGTTTTTCTTCGGCGTGGCGCTGATGTCCTGCGGCTTCATCCTGATGTTCCAGCAACACAGCCTCTACGGTCTGCTGCTGTTTTCATTGCCGGCGGGCCTCGGTGACGGCTTTTCCGAAGTCGGGTTGATGTCGCGGCTGCAGCGCGAACCCGAGCAGTTGCGCCTGCCAGTTTTCAGCGTGCTGACCTTGCTGCAAATGACCGGGTTCGGCATCGGTATGCTCATCGCCGCGCCGTTCTACGGGTGGTGGACGCCGGGCGCCGTGGTCATGCTGTTTCACGGCATTCCCCTCGGCACATTGCTCGCGGTGAAAGTCCTGGCACTCAGGCGCGGGCGGGTTGTGCGCAGCAGCCCGACGCCAGTTCCTTGA
- the cueR gene encoding Cu(I)-responsive transcriptional regulator, protein MNIGQAAKHSGLSAKMIRYYESIGLLKAAHRTDSGYRVYRDDDLHTLAFIKRSRDLGFSLEEVGKLLTLWQDRQRASADVKALARQHIDELNQKIRELGELRDTLQDLVEHCNGDHRPDCPILKELASGCCAQPARA, encoded by the coding sequence ATGAACATCGGTCAAGCGGCCAAACACAGTGGCCTCAGCGCGAAAATGATCCGTTACTACGAGTCGATCGGCCTGCTCAAAGCCGCCCATCGCACCGACAGCGGTTATCGGGTCTACCGTGACGATGACCTGCACACGCTGGCATTCATCAAGCGCTCGCGGGATCTCGGCTTTTCCCTGGAAGAGGTCGGCAAACTGTTGACCCTCTGGCAGGATCGCCAACGCGCCAGCGCCGATGTGAAGGCGTTGGCGCGCCAGCACATAGACGAGTTGAATCAGAAGATCCGCGAACTCGGCGAGTTGCGCGACACTCTGCAAGACCTCGTCGAGCACTGTAACGGCGACCACCGCCCCGACTGCCCGATCCTCAAGGAACTGGCGTCGGGCTGCTGCGCACAACCCGCCCGCGCCTGA